The Candidatus Roizmanbacteria bacterium CG_4_9_14_0_2_um_filter_38_17 genome has a segment encoding these proteins:
- the ybeY gene encoding rRNA maturation RNase YbeY, with protein MNVVIKTKYMVDTDRLTKTAKEELAGQPEDSLVQVTIADNQTLASLNKKYRNKEGPTPVLSFSQIEPTKVTFPELDLQQHYLGDVIIAYPLAQELAKERKETISETLEMLVRHGVNKLCTT; from the coding sequence ATGAACGTTGTAATAAAAACAAAATACATGGTAGATACAGACAGGCTTACAAAAACTGCCAAAGAAGAACTAGCAGGCCAGCCGGAGGATAGCTTAGTTCAAGTGACTATTGCAGACAACCAAACCCTAGCAAGCCTTAACAAAAAATACCGTAACAAGGAAGGTCCAACTCCAGTACTTTCTTTTTCTCAAATTGAGCCAACTAAAGTCACATTTCCAGAACTTGATCTTCAACAGCATTACTTAGGCGATGTAATAATCGCATATCCCCTGGCACAAGAATTAGCCAAAGAACGCAAAGAAACAATTTCCGAAACCTTAGAAATGTTAGTAAGACACGGTGTAAATAAGTTATGTACTACTTAA
- the glyA gene encoding serine hydroxymethyltransferase (catalyzes the reaction of glycine with 5,10-methylenetetrahydrofolate to form L-serine and tetrahydrofolate) codes for MLKQKDREIHNIIKAEAKRLNETLMMIPSENYAPSLVHEAVGSILINKYSEGQPFRRYYQGMTNVDQLEDLVEKRVLDTFKLDPAKWQANVQPYSGSPANAAIFMALLNPGDLIMPMYLKDGGHISHGWSFKGKNLAFSSKFFKVEFYHVDEKTLVFDYAKVAKEIKKAKPKIVVSGGTAYPRDINHKALGQAAHAVGAYYLADISHEAGLIAGGVMASPFKYADVVMFTTHKTLRGPRGAVIVAKSELIKQIDMAVFPGLQGGPHNHTIAGIGVALKIASTKSFAKYAGQIVKNAQALAFELEKQGFDVVTGGTDKHLVLLDLRNKGISGNIPAIALEHAGIVCNFNTVPYDTGSPLYPSGLRLGTPGLTTRKMKEKEMKIIAKWIGEVVNETLDYKLPEKGRKEYVQAASTKLAKNKTILKIRKEVKALCKKFAIPK; via the coding sequence ATGCTAAAGCAAAAGGACAGAGAGATCCATAACATCATTAAAGCCGAAGCCAAAAGGCTAAACGAGACCTTAATGATGATTCCCTCCGAAAATTATGCGCCATCACTTGTTCATGAAGCGGTGGGATCAATCCTCATCAACAAATACTCCGAAGGTCAACCATTCCGCAGGTACTACCAAGGAATGACAAATGTTGACCAGTTAGAAGATCTCGTAGAGAAGCGAGTTCTCGATACGTTTAAGCTTGATCCCGCTAAATGGCAAGCCAACGTTCAGCCATATTCCGGTTCACCCGCCAACGCAGCCATTTTTATGGCGCTTCTTAATCCGGGTGATTTAATCATGCCCATGTACTTAAAAGATGGAGGACACATCTCTCATGGCTGGAGCTTTAAAGGTAAGAATTTAGCTTTTTCCTCAAAATTCTTCAAGGTGGAGTTCTACCATGTTGATGAAAAAACATTAGTTTTTGACTACGCAAAGGTTGCCAAAGAGATTAAAAAAGCAAAGCCCAAAATTGTAGTTTCAGGTGGCACAGCCTATCCCAGGGACATTAACCATAAAGCACTAGGGCAAGCAGCGCACGCGGTGGGAGCTTATTATTTGGCAGATATTTCGCACGAAGCGGGTCTTATTGCCGGCGGAGTAATGGCTAGTCCTTTTAAGTATGCAGATGTGGTAATGTTTACTACCCACAAAACCCTGCGAGGTCCGCGCGGAGCAGTCATCGTTGCTAAATCAGAGTTAATTAAGCAAATAGACATGGCCGTTTTCCCTGGTCTCCAAGGTGGCCCCCACAATCACACTATTGCCGGGATTGGTGTCGCACTCAAAATTGCCTCAACAAAAAGTTTTGCAAAATATGCAGGACAGATCGTCAAAAATGCACAAGCACTGGCCTTCGAATTAGAGAAACAAGGATTTGATGTTGTGACCGGTGGAACAGATAAGCACCTGGTTTTGCTTGATCTACGCAATAAAGGTATTTCTGGCAACATCCCTGCTATCGCCCTTGAACACGCTGGCATCGTCTGTAACTTTAATACAGTTCCTTATGATACTGGTTCACCGCTGTATCCATCGGGTTTGCGCCTTGGTACGCCAGGCCTGACCACCCGCAAAATGAAAGAAAAAGAGATGAAGATAATTGCCAAGTGGATTGGGGAGGTAGTAAATGAAACGCTAGATTATAAATTACCAGAAAAGGGACGCAAGGAATATGTTCAAGCTGCCAGCACCAAACTAGCCAAAAACAAAACAATCCTAAAAATCAGAAAAGAAGTAAAAGCTCTCTGCAAGAAATTTGCAATCCCAAAGTAA
- a CDS encoding recombination protein RecR, whose protein sequence is MAKLPKPLQNVIDAFERLPGIGSRSAQRLGFYLVNVPEYELTKFADALIELKRGTVKCSICYNVSESEPCYVCGDNSREETTLLVVEQPIDVLNFEKMGRYKGQYHVLHGRIDPLNNIGPDDIYIDQLLKRLSKSAIKELILALNPDMEGEATAMYISKQLTDKTKLKQKLKITRLANGLPVGSSVEFADEITLGRALEGRREL, encoded by the coding sequence GTGGCAAAGCTACCTAAACCATTACAGAATGTCATTGATGCTTTTGAGCGTTTACCGGGAATTGGCTCCAGATCAGCTCAACGTCTTGGTTTTTATTTGGTAAATGTACCAGAATATGAATTAACAAAGTTTGCCGATGCTCTTATAGAGCTAAAAAGGGGGACAGTCAAGTGCTCCATCTGCTATAACGTTTCAGAATCCGAACCCTGTTATGTTTGCGGTGATAACTCTCGCGAGGAGACAACTTTACTTGTTGTTGAGCAACCCATCGACGTACTTAACTTTGAAAAAATGGGAAGATATAAGGGCCAATACCACGTCCTACATGGCAGGATCGATCCCCTAAACAACATTGGACCAGATGACATTTACATTGATCAGCTTCTTAAACGCCTGTCAAAAAGCGCTATCAAAGAGCTAATTTTGGCTCTAAATCCTGACATGGAAGGGGAAGCTACGGCAATGTATATCAGTAAACAACTAACAGACAAAACTAAGTTAAAACAAAAACTAAAAATAACACGCCTTGCCAATGGTCTTCCTGTTGGCTCCAGCGTTGAATTTGCAGACGAAATAACATTAGGCAGAGCCCTAGAAGGCCGTCGTGAACTATGA
- a CDS encoding ribosome recycling factor gives MIKEEQLKIKMDKAVEVLKEDLSSIRVGQANPSMVAEIRLSVYEGTQNLRIEEIATITTEDPSTISIAPFDISILEEIEKGLRRANTNMSVIPDEDKIRLKLPPLTADRREEFVILIRKKIEGARIMVRQIRQEAMRDAKGSQDRGDISEDERSMLEKQVQEITDKTMEEISKIGEQKETQVRSL, from the coding sequence ATGATTAAGGAAGAACAACTAAAAATCAAAATGGATAAGGCCGTTGAGGTTTTAAAAGAAGACCTTTCCTCTATTCGGGTTGGCCAAGCAAACCCTTCAATGGTAGCGGAAATTCGACTTAGCGTCTATGAAGGAACCCAGAACTTAAGAATAGAAGAAATAGCAACTATTACAACAGAAGATCCCAGTACAATCTCAATTGCTCCTTTCGATATCTCAATTCTTGAAGAAATTGAAAAAGGACTAAGAAGAGCGAATACAAATATGAGCGTAATTCCGGATGAAGACAAGATTAGGCTCAAACTTCCACCACTAACCGCCGATCGTCGCGAGGAGTTTGTAATTCTGATTAGAAAAAAGATTGAGGGAGCACGAATAATGGTTCGCCAGATTAGGCAAGAAGCTATGCGCGATGCTAAAGGCTCTCAAGATAGGGGAGATATTTCAGAAGACGAAAGATCTATGCTTGAAAAACAGGTACAAGAAATAACAGATAAAACAATGGAAGAAATTAGCAAAATAGGTGAACAAAAAGAAACTCAAGTCAGATCTTTATAA
- the tsf gene encoding translation elongation factor Ts, producing the protein MKIKTADIKKLREETSAPVMDCKRALEETGGDLQKAKEHLAKLGVARAQKKKGRDATEGLIYSYIHTGGKVGAIVEVNCETDFVAKTNDFKALVHEVAMQIASMDPKDEAELLEQAYIRDSKKNMKLLIDEAIGVLGENIKVARFVRYAVGA; encoded by the coding sequence ATGAAAATTAAAACTGCAGACATCAAAAAACTACGCGAGGAGACGAGTGCTCCCGTTATGGACTGCAAGCGCGCACTGGAAGAAACAGGTGGAGATCTTCAAAAAGCAAAAGAGCACCTAGCCAAACTTGGAGTAGCTAGAGCTCAGAAGAAAAAAGGCAGAGATGCAACTGAAGGATTAATATACTCATATATTCATACAGGCGGCAAGGTTGGAGCAATAGTTGAGGTTAATTGTGAGACAGACTTTGTAGCAAAAACAAATGATTTCAAGGCCCTAGTTCATGAAGTTGCAATGCAGATAGCCTCGATGGATCCAAAGGATGAAGCTGAACTATTGGAACAAGCCTACATAAGAGACTCTAAAAAAAATATGAAGCTTTTAATTGACGAAGCAATTGGAGTTCTTGGAGAAAATATTAAAGTTGCCCGCTTTGTAAGATACGCGGTCGGTGCATGA
- a CDS encoding aromatic ring hydroxylase, with product MTKGDITKILKTIPDPELGVSIYDLGLIYDIKIKGTKVTVVMTLTTMGCPLFSEISDPIKNRVGNLKGVSEVKIELTFDPLWEPDKMSKKAKLELGFV from the coding sequence ATGACCAAAGGAGATATTACAAAAATCCTAAAAACTATTCCTGATCCGGAATTAGGAGTAAGCATCTATGATTTGGGGCTAATATATGATATTAAAATAAAAGGCACTAAAGTTACGGTTGTGATGACTCTTACAACCATGGGCTGTCCACTATTTTCAGAAATTTCTGATCCTATCAAGAACAGAGTTGGCAATCTGAAAGGTGTCTCTGAAGTAAAAATAGAGCTTACTTTCGATCCACTCTGGGAGCCAGATAAGATGTCCAAAAAAGCCAAACTCGAATTAGGCTTTGTGTAG
- a CDS encoding HIT family protein encodes MEKSIFEKIADREIPGYIVWEDEEFMAFLDINPLARGHTLVIPKTNIGDYIFEIEKAQYLRLMTASRKVARLLKSKLECERVVMMIEGFEVPHVHIKLIPSQGIGTPSNKSLQLSEQELKAIQKQITSY; translated from the coding sequence GTGGAAAAAAGTATTTTTGAAAAAATAGCTGATAGGGAAATTCCAGGATATATAGTTTGGGAGGATGAGGAGTTTATGGCTTTTTTGGATATTAATCCACTGGCTAGAGGGCATACTTTGGTTATTCCTAAAACAAATATAGGCGACTATATTTTTGAAATAGAAAAAGCTCAATACTTAAGATTAATGACTGCTTCAAGAAAAGTTGCAAGGTTATTAAAGTCAAAACTAGAGTGTGAACGTGTGGTGATGATGATTGAGGGTTTTGAGGTTCCCCATGTGCACATAAAGTTAATTCCTTCACAGGGAATTGGGACGCCGAGTAACAAGTCACTGCAGTTAAGCGAACAAGAATTAAAAGCTATTCAGAAACAGATTACTTCCTATTAA
- the dnaX gene encoding DNA polymerase III, subunit gamma and tau gives MYYLKYRPQLIDELDLLSVRDRLANILKSASLPHAFLFTGPRGAGKTSAARIIAKFINCKKRTKNGEPCNNCDSCISVKANRHMDVFEIDAASNRGIDQIRDLRDKIGLSPSSGDYKIYIIDEVHMLTKEAFNALLKTLEEPPKHAVFILATTEAHKLPETIKSRCIEVVFPKASAEEIVRSLKRVVVGEKLTVTNEVLLSIVDVADGSFRDATKILEEASSKDTTITNELLAKVAGTGRGEVDKFIILLGKKDASKLIEYINSRVNDGIDPSWLTKATLDALHQQFLASHGIIEIQDSRIKIQDSELIKLMRVLEQASRDEKFATIPQMPLELAVIDWCKSHSRSDIG, from the coding sequence ATGTACTACTTAAAATATAGACCACAATTAATCGATGAATTAGACTTGCTTTCTGTCCGTGATAGACTTGCAAACATTCTTAAAAGTGCGAGCTTACCCCATGCCTTTCTTTTCACAGGCCCCAGGGGTGCTGGTAAGACAAGCGCAGCCAGAATTATTGCAAAGTTCATTAACTGTAAAAAAAGAACCAAAAATGGTGAGCCCTGTAATAACTGTGATTCCTGTATATCTGTTAAAGCTAATCGCCACATGGATGTCTTCGAGATTGATGCAGCCTCAAACCGAGGAATTGATCAAATTAGAGATCTTCGAGACAAAATAGGTCTTTCTCCCTCTTCGGGGGATTATAAGATATATATTATTGACGAGGTGCACATGTTAACAAAAGAAGCTTTTAACGCGCTTCTAAAAACTCTTGAAGAGCCACCAAAACACGCCGTATTTATCCTCGCCACCACCGAAGCACATAAACTACCAGAAACCATCAAAAGTCGTTGCATCGAAGTAGTTTTTCCCAAAGCAAGTGCCGAGGAGATCGTACGCTCTCTGAAGAGAGTAGTAGTTGGTGAAAAATTAACAGTTACCAACGAGGTACTACTGAGCATTGTAGATGTTGCCGATGGGTCTTTTCGCGATGCCACAAAAATATTAGAAGAAGCATCAAGTAAAGATACAACTATAACTAATGAGTTACTAGCCAAAGTAGCAGGAACTGGTCGGGGAGAAGTGGATAAATTTATTATTCTTTTAGGTAAGAAAGATGCCTCAAAACTAATCGAGTATATCAATTCCAGAGTTAACGATGGAATTGACCCTTCTTGGCTTACCAAAGCAACGCTCGATGCCCTCCATCAACAGTTTCTAGCAAGCCATGGAATTATTGAGATTCAAGATTCAAGAATCAAGATTCAAGATTCTGAACTTATTAAGCTTATGCGCGTGCTTGAGCAAGCTTCACGCGATGAAAAGTTTGCGACCATTCCCCAAATGCCATTAGAATTAGCAGTGATTGATTGGTGTAAATCACACTCCCGGAGTGATATAGGTTGA
- a CDS encoding cysteine--tRNA ligase, with product MKLYNTLSRKIEEFEPLNPPKVGLYTCGPTVYDYEHIGHGRKYVNDDILTRTLSYFNYEVNHVQNVTDVGHLVSDADEGEDKLEKGAKKHNKSVYEVVDFFTKHFYRSMDMLNIKRPNIIAKATEHILAQIKLVSQLVDKNYAYDTPEAVYFNVTKFKNYGALDPQQMDEKKTAVREEVQTGDHKKNPADFALWFKRVGRFKDHIMHWDSPWGDGFPGWHIECSAMSMQYLGPTLDIHTGGVDHIAVHHPNEIAQSEGATGREFVKYWVHHEMLLVNGKKMSKSLDNVYKIEDIIEKGFEPLDLRYLYLTAHYRKQQNFTWEALKSVRTTRIRLGKLVSQWDDPRENGIEELETKFSLAICNDLNMPEALAVLWETVNSDYPTGAKHASVLKMDKVLGLQLDKVSDGRLKLKNLPDKIQKLVQKRQEYRKQKEWKQADILRGEINEHGYEVEDMGASSAVYAKDRSVNK from the coding sequence ATGAAACTATATAACACACTAAGTAGAAAAATTGAGGAATTTGAGCCACTAAACCCACCAAAAGTAGGCCTCTATACTTGCGGACCAACTGTATACGACTATGAACACATCGGACACGGAAGAAAATATGTCAACGATGACATTCTAACTAGAACTCTATCATATTTTAATTATGAAGTTAATCATGTCCAAAACGTAACTGACGTCGGGCATCTGGTTTCAGACGCGGATGAAGGGGAAGATAAGCTTGAAAAAGGAGCAAAAAAGCACAACAAATCCGTCTATGAAGTCGTTGATTTCTTTACAAAACATTTCTATAGATCAATGGATATGCTCAATATTAAAAGGCCCAATATAATCGCCAAAGCGACAGAGCATATTCTTGCACAGATTAAGCTAGTCAGTCAACTTGTAGATAAAAATTATGCATACGATACGCCCGAGGCGGTATATTTTAACGTCACAAAATTCAAAAATTATGGCGCTCTTGATCCTCAACAAATGGATGAAAAGAAAACAGCGGTTAGGGAAGAAGTTCAAACAGGTGATCACAAGAAAAATCCTGCAGACTTTGCCCTTTGGTTTAAAAGAGTTGGTAGATTCAAAGACCATATCATGCACTGGGACAGCCCCTGGGGAGACGGATTTCCGGGATGGCATATCGAGTGCTCAGCTATGAGCATGCAGTACCTTGGGCCAACTCTGGATATTCATACTGGTGGAGTAGATCATATAGCCGTTCACCATCCGAACGAAATTGCCCAAAGCGAAGGAGCTACAGGGAGAGAGTTTGTAAAGTACTGGGTTCATCATGAAATGCTTTTGGTGAATGGTAAAAAAATGAGCAAAAGCCTAGATAATGTCTACAAAATAGAGGACATCATAGAAAAAGGATTTGAACCACTAGATCTTAGGTATCTTTATCTAACAGCCCACTACCGAAAGCAACAAAATTTCACATGGGAAGCGCTAAAAAGTGTCCGTACTACGCGAATACGCTTAGGGAAGCTGGTTAGTCAGTGGGATGATCCGAGAGAAAACGGAATAGAAGAACTAGAGACAAAATTCTCTCTTGCAATTTGCAATGATTTAAACATGCCCGAAGCGCTGGCCGTCCTCTGGGAAACTGTTAATTCAGATTACCCAACTGGAGCAAAGCATGCCAGCGTACTAAAAATGGACAAAGTTTTAGGATTACAACTAGATAAAGTTAGCGACGGCCGGCTTAAATTAAAAAACTTACCAGATAAAATTCAGAAATTAGTACAAAAAAGACAGGAATATCGCAAACAAAAGGAATGGAAACAGGCAGATATTCTCCGCGGGGAGATAAATGAACATGGCTATGAAGTGGAAGATATGGGCGCTAGCAGCGCTGTTTATGCTAAAGACAGATCTGTTAACAAGTAA
- the dcd gene encoding dCTP deaminase has protein sequence MILSDQDIKKTVEKGRLKVDPIPNWDEALGSCTLDLTLGEVEENKYTLLPRDFALATTTEYIEIPDDLCGILHGRSSLGRRGLTIHSTAPMFDAGFRGKVVLELFNSGREPITLQKGQRVCAMSFEQLSSPALRPYHKKDSAKYLNQQKPNI, from the coding sequence ATGATACTCTCAGATCAAGATATAAAAAAAACAGTAGAAAAGGGGAGACTTAAAGTAGATCCAATACCTAATTGGGACGAAGCTCTAGGCTCTTGCACGCTGGATTTAACACTAGGCGAGGTTGAAGAAAATAAATATACTCTCTTGCCCAGAGATTTTGCCCTAGCCACCACAACCGAATATATAGAAATACCAGACGACCTTTGTGGCATCTTACATGGCCGCTCATCTCTGGGTCGCCGTGGTCTCACCATCCACTCAACAGCTCCCATGTTTGACGCGGGCTTCCGAGGCAAAGTGGTTCTAGAGCTTTTTAACTCAGGCCGTGAGCCAATTACCCTCCAAAAAGGCCAGCGCGTCTGTGCTATGTCTTTTGAGCAATTATCAAGCCCGGCGTTGCGCCCTTATCATAAGAAAGACTCCGCCAAATACCTCAACCAACAAAAACCCAATATTTAA
- a CDS encoding adenosylhomocysteinase produces the protein MDYDIKDIKLRAEGKKRILWAKQRMPVLATIGERFSKNKTLKGLKIGACLHVTTETANLMITLKCAGADVYLCASNPLSTQDDTAASLVKDYKIPVFAIHGEDNKTYYKHLKSVLDKKPNITMDDGADLVTALHKLKIDWAFYGSSEETTTGVIRLKAMANDNALKIPVLAVNDSYTKYMFDNRYGTGQSTIDGILRATNILLAGKRVVVAGYGWCGRGFAARVKGMGAHVIVTEVDPIRALEATMDGFEVMPMNIAVKTGDLFVTLTGDKSVITLKHLKAMKDGAIVANSGHFNVEIEMNKLEKAASSKKEIRENTMEYTLGKKHVYILGEGRLINLAAAEGHPAEVMDMSFANQALAAEWFYQNRGKLKPQVYKLSKKLDNEVASLKLKAMGVKFDRLTPEQKKYLNSWQEGT, from the coding sequence GTGGACTACGATATTAAAGATATAAAATTGAGAGCAGAAGGCAAGAAGCGCATCTTGTGGGCAAAGCAACGTATGCCGGTTCTTGCCACAATAGGAGAGCGTTTTTCTAAGAATAAGACCTTAAAGGGGCTGAAAATTGGCGCCTGTCTACACGTTACAACCGAAACCGCCAATCTTATGATCACCTTGAAATGCGCGGGAGCCGATGTTTACTTGTGTGCCTCAAATCCTTTATCTACCCAAGACGACACAGCAGCATCACTAGTCAAAGACTATAAAATACCTGTCTTTGCTATCCATGGAGAAGACAATAAAACATATTACAAACACTTAAAAAGTGTCTTGGATAAAAAGCCAAACATAACAATGGACGACGGCGCCGATTTAGTTACAGCCTTACACAAACTGAAAATAGACTGGGCCTTTTATGGCAGTAGCGAGGAAACAACAACTGGCGTCATCAGACTCAAAGCTATGGCAAACGACAATGCTCTTAAAATTCCGGTCCTCGCTGTAAACGACTCATACACCAAATACATGTTCGATAACCGTTACGGCACAGGTCAATCAACCATCGACGGGATTTTACGGGCCACCAATATTTTACTCGCTGGCAAAAGAGTGGTCGTGGCGGGCTATGGCTGGTGCGGTCGCGGCTTTGCAGCGCGCGTAAAAGGTATGGGCGCACATGTAATTGTTACAGAAGTTGACCCCATAAGAGCGCTTGAGGCAACTATGGATGGCTTTGAGGTAATGCCAATGAATATCGCTGTAAAGACTGGTGACCTTTTTGTTACCCTGACAGGGGATAAATCAGTTATTACTCTAAAGCATCTAAAAGCCATGAAGGACGGAGCAATAGTCGCAAATTCCGGCCACTTTAATGTAGAGATAGAGATGAATAAGCTGGAAAAAGCAGCCTCCTCCAAAAAAGAAATACGAGAAAATACTATGGAGTACACACTTGGCAAAAAACATGTGTATATTTTAGGAGAAGGAAGGCTTATTAATTTAGCGGCCGCCGAGGGTCATCCAGCTGAGGTTATGGATATGAGCTTTGCCAACCAGGCATTAGCAGCTGAGTGGTTTTACCAAAACAGGGGAAAACTAAAGCCACAGGTTTACAAGTTATCTAAAAAGTTGGATAATGAAGTTGCCAGTTTAAAGCTTAAAGCTATGGGAGTTAAGTTTGACCGTTTGACTCCTGAACAAAAGAAATACTTAAACAGCTGGCAAGAGGGAACTTAA
- the rpsB gene encoding 30S ribosomal protein S2, giving the protein MKEISLTDLLEAGCHFGHKASRWNPQSKKYIYTEQGNIHIIDLAKTKEQLDLAAVKVKEIAASGGKILLVGTKRQASKTVMDAAKRGNLPYLIFRWIGGFITNWEQIKRRIDHMNDLIKQEKEGEWRPLPKHEQVKLRADLERMRRVYGGVWDLTQLPQAIYIVDVKLEKTAIREASQAGLLSIGISDTNADPRVVNIAIPANDDAVGAVDLITNHIVDAYIEGRDKHTKKIETDRIAAEKVEAKRRSAEEAKKEKAEKVEKAKNKAFMKNK; this is encoded by the coding sequence ATGAAAGAAATATCATTAACAGATCTATTGGAAGCAGGTTGCCATTTTGGCCACAAAGCTAGCCGCTGGAACCCTCAATCTAAAAAGTATATATATACTGAGCAGGGGAACATTCATATTATCGATCTAGCCAAAACCAAAGAACAGCTAGATCTTGCCGCAGTCAAAGTCAAAGAAATAGCAGCTTCAGGTGGAAAAATTCTACTTGTAGGAACCAAAAGACAAGCTTCAAAAACCGTAATGGACGCAGCTAAGCGTGGCAACTTACCCTATCTTATCTTTCGCTGGATCGGTGGCTTTATTACCAACTGGGAACAGATCAAACGCAGAATCGACCACATGAACGACCTTATTAAGCAGGAAAAAGAGGGTGAATGGCGACCACTACCTAAGCACGAGCAGGTCAAGCTCAGGGCTGACCTAGAGCGCATGCGCCGAGTATATGGTGGAGTTTGGGACTTGACCCAATTACCCCAAGCAATATATATTGTAGATGTAAAGCTGGAAAAAACCGCAATTCGTGAGGCATCTCAAGCGGGATTGCTATCTATAGGTATTAGCGATACTAATGCTGATCCAAGAGTGGTAAATATCGCTATTCCAGCTAACGACGATGCGGTTGGAGCTGTCGATCTAATAACTAACCATATAGTTGACGCTTATATTGAAGGCCGAGATAAACACACGAAGAAAATAGAGACAGATAGAATAGCTGCAGAGAAAGTCGAAGCGAAGCGAAGATCCGCCGAAGAGGCAAAAAAAGAAAAAGCTGAAAAAGTTGAAAAAGCAAAAAATAAAGCATTCATGAAAAATAAATAA